The following proteins are encoded in a genomic region of Micromonospora olivasterospora:
- the smc gene encoding chromosome segregation protein SMC → MYLKSLTVKGFKSFASATTLKLEPGITCVVGPNGSGKSNVVDAIAWVLGEQGAKALRGGKMEDVIFAGTAGRAPLGRAEVTLTIDNTDGALPIEYTEVSITRRMFRSGESEYEINGDSCRLLDIQELLSDSGIGREMHIIVGQGRLDGMLHAKPEDRRAFIEEAAGVLKHRKRKEKALRKLDAMQTNLNRLTDLTAELRRQLKPLGRQAEVARRAAVIQANLRDARLRLLADDLATLRATLDREIADESALRERREQVEAEHTEVQARLGELEAALAEDAPLLAAAQDTWYKLSALQERFRSIEQLALERLRHLSAGTDDERPGRDPDQLETEAERVREQEEELRAALTDDQIRLAEAVEHRQELERQLAAAERELVAAAKAIADRREGLARLTGQVNSARARTTSAGEEIERLAAAHADALARAEQAQAELDAVAEQSTEADRDNADLDARHAEAVAVQEKAQAAVRSLTDAERAAEKDAATWKAREEALSIGLRRKDGAGALLARAGDVPGLLGSLAGLLTVAPGHEAALAAALGGLADAVAVSGVDEAVEAMRLLKISDAGRAGLLVGSPAGPGMDGPADALRPKLPDDARWAPDLVECAAAIRPAVHRALRDVVLVDDLAAASELVAGNPELRAVTPDGDVVGAYAAAGGSAKAPSFIEVQAAVEEARANRLAAERTAVELREQLVEARAEVAAAKETVQHAAAAKREAESHRNAAARRLAELGAAARSAKAETDRLGESRARAEAARERDLQALAELEERLRLAEATPLDAEPSTEERDQLAAMVPQARQNEMEVRLAVRTAEERVSSIAGRADSLRRQATAERAARERAAARRAARARGAGIARAVVGGAREALTRLAVSIARAEEHRDAVARERAAREAELSEVRGAAKRLGAELERLTSQVHRDEVARAEQRLRIEQLEAKAAEDFGLDVETLVAEYGPHQPVPPTQADLAAAERDGLPVPEPVRYERPVQEKRAAKAERELVLLGKVNPLALEEFAALEERFKFLSEQLEDLKATRRDLLTVVKDVDDRILEVFASAFEDTAREFEQVFTVLFPGGEGRLVLTDPENLLTTGVEVEARPPGKKIKRLSLLSGGERSLTAVAMLVAIFRARPSPFYIMDEVEAALDDVNLGRLITLLAQLREKSQLIVITHQKRTMEIADALYGVTMRSGVTQVISQRLNRADDEREKNE, encoded by the coding sequence GTGTATCTCAAGAGCCTGACGGTGAAGGGGTTCAAGTCCTTCGCCTCCGCGACGACGCTGAAGCTGGAGCCGGGGATCACCTGCGTGGTCGGCCCGAACGGCTCCGGCAAGTCCAACGTCGTCGACGCCATCGCGTGGGTGCTCGGCGAGCAGGGCGCCAAGGCGCTGCGCGGCGGCAAGATGGAGGACGTGATCTTCGCCGGCACCGCCGGGCGGGCGCCGCTGGGCCGGGCCGAGGTCACCCTCACGATCGACAACACCGACGGCGCGCTGCCGATCGAGTACACCGAGGTCTCCATCACCCGCCGGATGTTCCGCTCCGGCGAGAGCGAGTACGAGATCAACGGCGACTCCTGCCGGCTGCTCGACATCCAGGAGCTGCTGTCGGACTCCGGCATCGGCCGGGAGATGCACATCATCGTCGGGCAGGGCCGCCTCGACGGCATGCTGCACGCCAAGCCGGAGGACCGGCGGGCGTTCATCGAGGAGGCGGCCGGCGTCCTGAAGCACCGCAAGCGCAAGGAGAAGGCGCTGCGGAAGCTCGACGCGATGCAGACCAACCTCAACCGGCTCACCGACCTCACCGCCGAGCTGCGCCGCCAGCTCAAGCCCCTGGGCCGGCAGGCCGAGGTGGCCCGCCGGGCCGCCGTCATCCAGGCCAACCTGCGCGACGCCCGGCTCCGGCTGCTCGCCGACGACCTGGCCACCCTGCGCGCCACGCTCGACAGGGAGATCGCCGACGAGAGCGCCCTGCGCGAGCGGCGGGAGCAGGTCGAGGCGGAGCACACCGAGGTCCAGGCCCGGCTCGGTGAGCTGGAGGCCGCCCTCGCCGAGGACGCGCCGCTGCTCGCCGCCGCCCAGGACACCTGGTACAAGCTCTCCGCCCTCCAGGAGCGGTTCCGCTCGATCGAGCAGCTCGCCCTGGAGCGGCTGCGCCACCTCAGCGCCGGCACCGACGACGAGCGCCCGGGCCGCGACCCCGACCAGTTGGAGACGGAGGCGGAGCGGGTCCGCGAGCAGGAGGAGGAGCTGCGGGCGGCGCTCACCGACGACCAGATCCGGCTGGCCGAGGCGGTGGAGCACCGGCAGGAGCTGGAACGCCAGCTCGCCGCCGCCGAGCGCGAGTTGGTCGCCGCGGCCAAGGCGATCGCCGACCGGCGGGAGGGGCTGGCCCGGCTGACCGGGCAGGTCAACTCGGCCCGGGCCCGCACCACCAGCGCCGGGGAGGAGATCGAGCGGCTCGCCGCCGCGCATGCCGATGCGCTGGCCCGCGCCGAGCAGGCGCAGGCCGAACTGGACGCGGTCGCCGAGCAGTCCACCGAGGCCGACCGCGACAACGCCGATCTCGACGCGCGGCACGCCGAGGCGGTGGCCGTCCAGGAGAAGGCGCAGGCCGCCGTCCGGTCCCTCACCGACGCCGAGCGGGCCGCCGAGAAGGACGCCGCCACCTGGAAGGCCCGCGAGGAGGCGCTGTCCATCGGCCTGCGCCGCAAGGACGGCGCGGGAGCCCTGCTCGCCCGCGCCGGCGACGTACCCGGGTTGCTCGGCAGCCTGGCCGGCCTGCTCACCGTCGCCCCCGGCCACGAGGCCGCCCTCGCCGCCGCGCTCGGCGGGCTCGCCGACGCGGTGGCGGTCAGCGGGGTCGACGAGGCCGTCGAGGCGATGCGGCTGCTGAAGATCTCCGACGCCGGCCGGGCCGGCCTGCTGGTCGGCAGCCCCGCCGGCCCGGGCATGGACGGGCCGGCCGACGCGCTGCGCCCGAAGCTGCCCGACGACGCCCGCTGGGCCCCGGACCTGGTCGAGTGCGCCGCGGCGATCCGCCCCGCCGTCCACCGGGCGCTGCGCGACGTGGTGCTGGTCGACGACCTGGCCGCAGCGTCCGAGCTGGTGGCCGGCAACCCGGAGCTGCGGGCGGTCACCCCCGACGGCGACGTCGTCGGCGCGTACGCGGCGGCCGGCGGGTCGGCCAAGGCGCCCAGCTTCATCGAGGTGCAGGCCGCCGTCGAGGAGGCCCGGGCCAACCGGCTCGCCGCGGAGCGGACGGCCGTCGAGCTGCGCGAGCAGCTGGTCGAGGCGCGCGCCGAGGTGGCCGCCGCGAAGGAGACCGTCCAGCACGCCGCCGCCGCCAAGCGGGAGGCCGAGAGCCACCGCAACGCCGCCGCCCGCCGGCTCGCCGAGCTGGGCGCGGCGGCCCGGTCGGCGAAGGCGGAGACCGACCGGCTCGGCGAGTCCCGGGCCCGCGCCGAGGCCGCCCGGGAGCGGGACCTCCAGGCACTCGCCGAGCTGGAGGAGCGGCTGCGGCTGGCCGAGGCCACCCCGCTCGACGCCGAGCCGTCCACGGAGGAGCGCGACCAACTGGCCGCGATGGTGCCGCAGGCCCGGCAGAACGAGATGGAGGTCCGGCTCGCGGTGCGTACCGCGGAGGAGCGCGTCTCCTCGATCGCCGGCCGGGCCGACTCCCTGCGCCGGCAGGCCACCGCCGAGCGGGCCGCGCGGGAGCGCGCGGCGGCCCGCCGGGCGGCCCGCGCCCGGGGCGCCGGGATCGCCCGGGCCGTGGTCGGCGGCGCCCGGGAGGCGCTGACCCGGCTCGCCGTGTCCATCGCGCGGGCCGAGGAGCACCGCGACGCCGTGGCGCGCGAACGCGCCGCCCGCGAGGCCGAGCTGTCCGAGGTACGCGGCGCGGCGAAGCGCCTCGGCGCGGAGCTGGAGCGGCTGACCAGCCAGGTGCACCGGGACGAGGTGGCCCGCGCGGAGCAGCGGCTGCGCATCGAGCAGTTGGAGGCCAAGGCAGCCGAGGACTTCGGCCTGGACGTGGAGACGCTGGTCGCCGAGTACGGGCCGCACCAGCCCGTACCGCCGACGCAGGCGGACCTGGCCGCGGCCGAGCGGGACGGCCTGCCGGTGCCCGAGCCGGTCCGCTACGAGCGGCCGGTGCAGGAGAAGCGGGCCGCCAAGGCGGAGCGGGAGCTGGTCCTGCTCGGCAAGGTCAACCCGCTGGCGCTGGAGGAGTTCGCGGCGCTGGAGGAGCGGTTCAAGTTCCTCTCCGAGCAGCTGGAGGACCTCAAGGCCACCCGCCGGGACCTGCTCACCGTGGTCAAGGACGTCGACGACCGGATCCTGGAGGTCTTCGCCAGCGCGTTCGAGGACACCGCCCGGGAGTTCGAGCAGGTCTTCACCGTCCTGTTTCCCGGCGGCGAGGGGCGGCTCGTGCTGACCGACCCGGAGAACCTGCTCACCACCGGCGTCGAGGTCGAGGCCCGCCCGCCCGGCAAGAAGATCAAGCGGCTGTCGCTGCTCTCCGGCGGCGAGCGGTCGCTGACCGCGGTGGCCATGCTGGTGGCGATCTTCCGCGCCCGACCCAGCCCGTTCTACATCATGGACGAGGTCGAGGCGGCCCTCGACGACGTCAACCTCGGCCGGCTGATCACCCTGCTGGCACAGTTGCGGGAGAAGAGTCAGCTGATCGTCATCACCCACCAGAAGCGGACGATGGAGATCGCCGACGCCCTGTACGGGGTGACCATGCGCAGCGGGGTCACCCAGGTGATCAGCCAGCGGCTCAACCGGGCCGACGACGAGCGGGAGAAGAACGAGTGA
- a CDS encoding HAD family hydrolase, whose translation MSRERATALLLDLDGVLRRWDPAVAAGVEREYGLTEGVLGEIAMSWGLLQPVLTGQVSHAQWMSSVADALTPSVGADRARAAVREWQQYRGEVDPDVLAFVREVRTAGVTVGLGTNATDLLDADLAALGLVGEFDVVVNSSAVGVHKPAPAYFRAACEALGTPPKQVLFVDDEDRAVSGARAAGLSAYRWSGPEGLRYLRAALEPTQG comes from the coding sequence GTGAGTCGGGAACGTGCCACGGCGCTTCTGCTGGACCTCGACGGTGTGCTGCGGCGCTGGGACCCGGCGGTCGCGGCCGGCGTCGAGCGGGAGTACGGGCTCACCGAGGGCGTACTCGGCGAGATCGCCATGTCCTGGGGGCTGCTCCAGCCGGTGCTCACCGGGCAGGTCAGCCACGCCCAGTGGATGAGCAGCGTGGCGGACGCGCTGACCCCGTCGGTGGGCGCAGACCGCGCCCGCGCGGCAGTGCGGGAGTGGCAGCAGTACCGGGGCGAGGTGGACCCGGACGTGCTGGCGTTCGTCCGCGAGGTGCGGACCGCCGGGGTGACGGTCGGGCTGGGCACGAACGCCACCGACCTGCTCGACGCCGACCTCGCCGCGCTCGGCCTCGTCGGCGAGTTCGACGTGGTGGTCAACTCCTCGGCGGTCGGGGTGCACAAGCCGGCCCCGGCGTACTTCCGGGCCGCCTGCGAGGCGCTGGGGACGCCCCCGAAGCAGGTGCTGTTCGTCGACGACGAGGACCGGGCGGTCAGCGGGGCGCGGGCCGCCGGGCTGTCCGCGTACCGGTGGAGCGGGCCGGAGGGGCTGCGCTACCTGCGGGCGGCGCTGGAGCCGACGCAGGGCTGA
- a CDS encoding DinB family protein: protein MTWTAPEITREDEPTVGDERTMLEGWLDYHRQTLLHKCAGLTAEQLRTPSVEPSGLTLLGLVRHMAEVEAWWFRENFADQRVDWPYFTREQPDADFDVSAADAEADFATYHREVELARAAAAGRTLDETFTEVGPKRRTFNLRWVYVHMIEEYARHNGHADLIRERIDGVTGD, encoded by the coding sequence ATGACGTGGACAGCACCGGAGATCACCCGGGAAGACGAGCCGACGGTCGGCGACGAGCGCACCATGCTCGAGGGCTGGCTGGATTACCACCGGCAGACCCTGCTGCACAAGTGCGCCGGGCTGACCGCCGAGCAGTTGCGGACGCCGAGCGTGGAGCCGTCCGGGCTGACGCTGCTGGGCCTCGTCCGGCACATGGCCGAGGTGGAGGCCTGGTGGTTCCGCGAGAACTTCGCCGACCAGCGGGTCGACTGGCCGTACTTCACCCGGGAACAGCCGGACGCCGACTTCGACGTCAGCGCCGCCGACGCCGAGGCCGACTTCGCGACGTACCACCGGGAGGTGGAGCTGGCCCGGGCCGCCGCGGCCGGCCGCACCCTGGACGAGACGTTCACCGAGGTCGGCCCCAAGCGCCGGACGTTCAACCTCCGCTGGGTCTACGTCCACATGATCGAGGAGTACGCCCGGCACAACGGCCACGCCGACCTGATCCGGGAACGGATCGACGGCGTGACCGGCGACTAG
- a CDS encoding universal stress protein — protein MGVREPVDREEYGPEARPLPFERGTDGPRVVLVGVDGSRTSLRAAAYAAGLARRQGSGLVVVFVSSPAAYPAMLSGMVAGVVQQTHDELAAELREECRRGAEELGLPVTFLCRRGDAYTELCAAADETRADLVVVGSSEQAGHRLLGSVATRLVRTGRWPVLVVP, from the coding sequence ATGGGCGTACGAGAGCCGGTGGACCGGGAGGAGTACGGGCCGGAGGCGCGGCCGCTGCCGTTCGAGCGCGGCACGGACGGGCCCCGGGTGGTGCTGGTCGGCGTGGACGGCAGCCGCACCTCGCTGCGCGCCGCCGCGTACGCGGCCGGGCTGGCACGCCGGCAGGGCTCCGGGCTGGTGGTGGTCTTCGTCAGCTCCCCGGCCGCCTACCCGGCCATGCTGTCCGGAATGGTGGCCGGGGTCGTCCAGCAGACGCACGACGAGCTGGCCGCCGAGTTGCGCGAGGAGTGCCGGCGCGGCGCCGAGGAGCTGGGCCTGCCGGTCACGTTCCTGTGCCGGCGCGGGGACGCGTACACCGAGCTGTGCGCGGCGGCGGACGAGACCCGGGCGGACCTGGTGGTGGTCGGCTCCTCCGAGCAGGCCGGCCACCGCCTGCTGGGCTCCGTCGCCACCCGCCTGGTCCGCACCGGCCGCTGGCCGGTCCTCGTCGTCCCGTAG
- a CDS encoding MarR family winged helix-turn-helix transcriptional regulator codes for MEDHLPEPLRAVEHEVTALLRRGRVLSWEIAREVHPDLEPNAYGLLLWLRRCDSVRLTDLAARLGVGKGTLSRQITGLEALGLVRRDPDPTDRRAWRLSLTEEGQRRFDAARASRLGSLRRTLRSWPTRDVEEFGRLLRRFNDALD; via the coding sequence GTGGAGGATCACCTGCCGGAGCCCCTGCGCGCCGTGGAGCACGAGGTGACGGCGCTGCTGCGCCGGGGGCGGGTGCTCTCCTGGGAGATCGCCCGCGAGGTCCACCCCGACCTGGAGCCGAACGCGTACGGGCTGCTGCTCTGGCTGCGCCGGTGCGACTCGGTGCGGCTGACCGACCTGGCCGCCCGGCTCGGCGTGGGCAAGGGCACGCTCAGCCGCCAGATCACCGGGCTGGAGGCGCTCGGGTTGGTCCGGCGCGACCCCGACCCGACCGACCGGCGGGCGTGGCGGCTCAGCCTGACCGAGGAGGGTCAGCGCCGGTTCGACGCCGCCCGGGCGTCCCGGCTCGGTTCGCTCCGGCGCACGCTGCGGAGCTGGCCGACGCGGGACGTGGAGGAGTTCGGCCGGCTGCTGCGCCGGTTCAACGACGCCCTGGACTGA
- a CDS encoding alkaline phosphatase D family protein: protein MPAPRLLIGPLLRRVVGTRATVWVETSAPATVRVRTADGAEGTAATFSAYDHHYAIVVVEALTPDSATTYEVLVDGEVAWPAPGGGFPPSLIRTRAADDREQPVRLVFGSCRETTQHATARRLPPDALDAYARRLMAEPDRAAALPDLLVLLGDQVYADETSPTVRRLLRRRRRRPKGAPATQVVSFDEYTKLYLESWRDPEIRWLFSTVPSVMIFDDHEIIDDWNTSASWRAGMRRQPWWAERIASGLASYWVYQHLGNLAPDEIAADPVYARVTAAGADATGVLRGFGARVDAEADLAHDTERWRAVQYQWSYALDLGRTRLVMLDNRCSRVLEAGNRAMLPPGEWSWFLDRAHGAYDHLVVGASLPWLLPPGIHHVEAWNERLADSRHRRVAGFAERLRRALDLEHWAAFRRSFDALAALFARIGSGPPGSTGDRVGAGPAYPPPASISILGGDVHHSYVARARFDDPAVRTPVHQLTCSPIHNQVPAAMRPLMRLGWSPGPAGAARALARSAGVRRPSVRWRKLAGPYFGNAVATLTHRGRSAEVTIEGTTGDGHLRPVARRRLTPGS, encoded by the coding sequence GTGCCGGCTCCCCGCCTGCTCATCGGCCCGCTGCTGCGCCGGGTCGTCGGCACGCGGGCGACGGTCTGGGTGGAGACCAGCGCGCCCGCGACGGTCCGGGTCCGCACGGCCGACGGCGCCGAGGGCACGGCGGCCACATTCTCCGCGTACGACCACCACTACGCGATCGTCGTGGTCGAGGCGCTCACCCCGGACAGCGCGACGACGTACGAGGTACTGGTCGACGGCGAGGTGGCCTGGCCGGCGCCGGGCGGCGGGTTCCCGCCCAGCCTGATCCGCACCCGCGCGGCCGACGACCGGGAGCAGCCGGTGCGCCTGGTCTTCGGCTCGTGCCGGGAGACCACCCAGCACGCCACGGCCCGCCGGCTGCCCCCGGACGCCCTCGACGCGTACGCCCGGCGGCTGATGGCCGAGCCGGACCGCGCCGCCGCCCTGCCCGACCTGCTGGTGCTGCTCGGCGACCAGGTCTACGCCGACGAGACCTCGCCCACGGTGCGGCGGTTGCTCAGGCGGCGCCGGCGGCGGCCGAAGGGTGCGCCCGCGACGCAGGTGGTCAGCTTCGACGAGTACACCAAGCTGTACCTGGAGTCGTGGCGCGACCCGGAGATCCGGTGGCTCTTCTCCACCGTGCCGAGTGTGATGATCTTCGACGACCACGAGATCATCGACGACTGGAACACCTCGGCGAGCTGGCGGGCCGGTATGCGGCGGCAGCCGTGGTGGGCCGAGCGGATCGCCAGCGGGCTGGCCTCGTACTGGGTCTACCAGCACCTGGGCAACCTCGCGCCGGACGAGATCGCGGCCGATCCCGTCTACGCCAGGGTCACCGCCGCCGGGGCGGACGCCACCGGGGTGCTGCGCGGGTTCGGCGCCCGGGTGGACGCCGAGGCCGACCTGGCCCACGACACCGAGAGGTGGCGGGCCGTGCAGTACCAGTGGAGCTACGCCCTGGACCTGGGGCGCACCCGGCTGGTGATGCTGGACAACCGGTGCAGCCGGGTGCTGGAGGCGGGCAACCGGGCGATGCTGCCACCCGGCGAGTGGTCCTGGTTCCTCGACCGGGCGCACGGGGCCTACGACCACCTGGTGGTCGGCGCGTCGCTGCCCTGGCTGCTGCCGCCGGGCATCCACCACGTCGAGGCGTGGAACGAACGGCTGGCCGACTCCCGCCACCGCCGGGTGGCCGGGTTCGCCGAGCGGCTGCGCCGCGCGCTGGACCTGGAGCACTGGGCGGCCTTCCGGCGGTCCTTCGACGCCCTCGCCGCGCTGTTCGCCCGCATCGGCAGCGGCCCGCCCGGGAGCACCGGGGACCGGGTCGGGGCGGGCCCGGCGTACCCGCCGCCGGCGTCGATCAGCATTCTCGGCGGCGACGTGCACCACTCGTACGTGGCTCGCGCCCGCTTCGACGACCCGGCCGTGCGCACCCCCGTGCACCAGCTCACCTGCTCGCCGATCCACAACCAGGTGCCGGCCGCCATGCGCCCGCTGATGCGGCTCGGCTGGTCGCCCGGCCCGGCCGGGGCCGCCCGGGCACTCGCGCGCTCGGCCGGGGTGCGCCGCCCGAGCGTGCGCTGGCGCAAGCTGGCCGGCCCGTACTTCGGCAACGCCGTGGCCACGCTGACCCACCGGGGCCGGTCGGCCGAGGTGACGATCGAGGGCACCACCGGCGACGGGCACCTGCGACCGGTGGCCCGCCGCCGGCTCACCCCGGGCTCCTGA
- the ftsY gene encoding signal recognition particle-docking protein FtsY, whose translation MTEYLLIALALLGVLILGALGLVVPRLRRRPEPPLPETEVRTRTEEELAGPPVEATEDGVLVEPPPVVEVPSVIEVPPVEVPEPTAGRLVRLRSRLSRSQNVLGKSLLSLLTREHLDEDVWEEIEDSLITADVGIEPTQEIVARLRERTRVLGTRTATDLRTLLAAELVEALDPSLDRSLRTAPKDGRPAVLMVVGVNGAGKTTTCGKIARVLVADGRSVVLGAADTFRAAAADQLETWASRVGAETVRGPEAADPASVAFDAVRRGIDTGVDTVLIDTAGRLQNKVGLMDELGKVKRVVEKHGPIDETLLVLDATTGQNGLEQARVFTEVVNVTGVVLTKLDGTAKGGIVIAVQRRLGIPVKLVGLGEGKDDLAPFDPVQFVDALLGTEPLARDA comes from the coding sequence ATGACGGAATACCTCCTCATCGCGCTTGCCCTGCTCGGCGTGCTGATCCTCGGTGCCCTCGGGTTGGTGGTGCCACGGCTGCGCCGGCGCCCCGAACCGCCGCTGCCCGAAACGGAGGTGCGCACCCGCACCGAGGAGGAGCTGGCCGGGCCGCCCGTCGAGGCCACCGAGGACGGGGTGCTGGTCGAGCCGCCGCCGGTGGTGGAGGTGCCGTCGGTCATCGAGGTGCCGCCCGTCGAGGTGCCGGAGCCGACCGCCGGCCGGCTGGTCCGGCTGCGCTCCCGGCTGTCCCGCTCGCAGAACGTCCTCGGCAAGAGCCTGCTCAGCCTGCTCACCCGCGAGCACCTCGACGAGGACGTCTGGGAGGAGATCGAGGACAGCCTGATCACCGCCGACGTCGGCATCGAGCCCACCCAGGAGATCGTCGCCCGGCTGCGCGAGCGCACCCGGGTGCTCGGCACCCGCACCGCCACCGACCTGCGCACCCTGCTCGCCGCCGAGCTGGTCGAGGCCCTCGACCCGAGCCTGGACCGGTCGCTGCGCACCGCGCCGAAGGACGGCCGGCCGGCGGTGCTGATGGTGGTGGGCGTCAACGGCGCCGGCAAGACGACCACCTGCGGCAAGATCGCCCGGGTGCTGGTCGCCGACGGCCGCAGCGTCGTGCTCGGCGCGGCCGACACGTTCCGGGCCGCCGCCGCCGACCAGCTCGAGACGTGGGCCAGCCGGGTCGGCGCGGAGACCGTCCGCGGCCCGGAGGCGGCCGACCCGGCCAGTGTCGCGTTCGACGCGGTCAGGCGGGGCATCGACACCGGCGTGGACACGGTGCTGATCGACACCGCCGGCCGGCTGCAGAACAAGGTCGGCCTGATGGACGAGCTGGGCAAGGTCAAGCGCGTGGTGGAGAAGCACGGCCCGATCGACGAGACCCTGCTCGTCCTCGACGCCACCACCGGGCAGAACGGCCTGGAGCAGGCCCGGGTGTTCACCGAGGTGGTCAACGTGACCGGCGTGGTGCTGACCAAGCTCGACGGCACCGCCAAGGGCGGCATCGTGATCGCCGTGCAGCGCAGGCTCGGCATCCCGGTCAAGCTGGTCGGCCTCGGCGAGGGCAAGGACGACCTCGCCCCGTTCGACCCGGTGCAGTTCGTCGACGCGCTGCTCGGCACCGAGCCGCTCGCCCGGGACGCGTAG
- a CDS encoding aminoglycoside phosphotransferase family protein — protein MTSQEIPLRGGNVSTVVRVGDTVRRNAGPWTPSVHALLRHLEYVGFTGAPRAFGMDERNREVLSYLEGECGEYPLAPHWVTDEALVTVATMLRMFHDAQYGFAPPPNAIWRSFGPPPPDTEVICHHDAAPHNVIWRPDGTLGLIDFDLASPGARIYDVAYAAWTWVPIFSDRDSITLGWKRPDRPRRLRLFADAYGLIPRDRHRLVRTIRKRIVDHVEGIRRMAAAGEPAFVRIVHKGHLRRPMRDLRLLDYERHHLEYALR, from the coding sequence GTGACGTCGCAGGAGATCCCGCTGCGGGGCGGGAACGTGAGCACCGTGGTCCGGGTCGGCGACACCGTCCGGCGCAACGCGGGCCCGTGGACGCCGTCCGTGCACGCCCTCCTGCGTCACCTGGAGTACGTCGGGTTCACCGGCGCGCCCCGGGCGTTCGGCATGGACGAGCGCAACCGGGAGGTGCTGTCGTACCTGGAGGGGGAGTGCGGGGAGTACCCGCTGGCCCCGCACTGGGTCACCGACGAGGCGCTGGTGACGGTGGCGACGATGCTGCGGATGTTCCACGACGCCCAGTACGGCTTCGCCCCGCCGCCGAACGCGATCTGGCGCTCGTTCGGGCCACCCCCGCCGGACACCGAGGTGATCTGCCACCACGACGCCGCCCCGCACAACGTGATCTGGCGCCCCGACGGCACCCTCGGGCTGATCGACTTCGACCTGGCCTCGCCCGGTGCCCGGATCTACGACGTGGCGTACGCGGCGTGGACCTGGGTGCCGATCTTCTCCGACCGGGACTCGATCACCCTCGGCTGGAAGCGCCCCGACCGGCCGCGCCGGCTGCGGCTGTTCGCCGACGCGTACGGGCTGATCCCGCGCGACCGGCACCGGCTGGTCCGGACCATCCGTAAGCGGATCGTGGACCACGTCGAGGGCATCCGGCGGATGGCCGCCGCCGGGGAGCCGGCGTTCGTCCGGATCGTGCACAAGGGTCACCTTCGTCGCCCGATGCGCGACCTGCGCCTGCTCGACTACGAGCGGCACCACCTGGAGTACGCGCTGCGCTGA
- a CDS encoding P-II family nitrogen regulator, whose product MKLVTAVIKPYQLDAVKEALHALGVAGLTVSEVQGYGRQKGHTEVYRGAEYTVEFLPKIRVEVLTDELEVDKIVDAIVGAARTGKIGDGKVWVTGVEEVVRVRTGERGLDAL is encoded by the coding sequence ATGAAGCTGGTGACCGCGGTCATCAAGCCGTACCAGCTGGACGCGGTGAAGGAAGCCCTGCACGCCCTCGGGGTGGCCGGGCTGACCGTCAGCGAGGTCCAGGGCTACGGCCGCCAGAAGGGGCACACCGAGGTCTACCGGGGTGCCGAGTACACGGTCGAGTTCCTGCCGAAGATCCGGGTCGAGGTGCTCACCGACGAGCTGGAGGTCGACAAGATCGTCGACGCCATCGTCGGCGCCGCCCGCACCGGCAAGATCGGCGACGGCAAGGTCTGGGTGACCGGCGTCGAGGAGGTCGTCCGCGTCCGCACCGGCGAGCGCGGCCTGGACGCCCTCTGA